In Nycticebus coucang isolate mNycCou1 chromosome 9, mNycCou1.pri, whole genome shotgun sequence, the following are encoded in one genomic region:
- the LOC128593891 gene encoding histone H2A type 1-A codes for MSGRGKQGGKARAKAKSRSSRAGLQFPVGRIHRLLRKGNYAERIGAGAPVYLAAVLEYLTAEILELAGNASRDNKKTRIIPRHLQLAIRNDEELNKLLGGVTIAQGGVLPNIQAVLLPKKTEGHHHKVQAK; via the coding sequence ATGTCTGGGCGCGGGAAGCAGGGGGGAAAGGCACGTGCGAAAGCCAAGTCTCGGTCATCTAGAGCAGGCTTACAATTTCCTGTAGGACGGATCCACCGTTTGCTTCGGAAAGGCAATTATGCTGAACGGATTGGGGCTGGTGCACCCGTGTACTTGGCAGCGGTGCTGGAGTACCTCACCGCTGAAATTTTGGAACTAGCTGGTAATGCATCACGTGACAACAAGAAAACCCGCATTATCCCACGACATTTACAGTTAGCCATCCGCAATGATGAGGAGCTCAACAAGTTGCTGGGTGGTGTGACCATTGCACAAGGTGGTGTCCTGCCCAACATCCAGGCAGTGTTGTTGCCCAAGAAGACTGAGGGTCACCACCACAAAGTCCAGGCTAAGTAA
- the LOC128593957 gene encoding histone H2B type 1-A produces the protein MPELSSKGTTISKKGFKKAVTKTQKKEGKKRKRCRKESYSIYIYKVLKQVHPDTGISSKAMSIMNSFVTDIFERIAGEASRLAHYNKRSTITSREIQTAVRLLLPGELAKHAVSEGTKAVTKYTSSK, from the coding sequence ATGCCGGAGTTATCTTCAAAAGGCACTACCATTTCTAAGAAAGGTTTTAAAAAAGCTGTGACGAAGacccaaaagaaagaaggaaaaaagcgCAAAAGATGCCGCAAAGAGAGCTACTCTATCTATATTTACAAGGTGCTGAAGCAGGTCCATCCAGATACTGGCATTTCCTCAAAGGCCATGAGCATCATGAATTCCTTTGTTACTGACATCTTTGAGCGTATCGCAGGGGAGGCATCCCGTTTGGCCCACTACAACAAAAGGTCAACTATCACGTCCAGGGAGATCCAAACGGCTGTCCGGTTGTTGTTACCTGGTGAGCTGGCTAAGCACGCAGTTTCTGAGGGCACCAAGGCTGTTACGAAATACACAAGCTCCAAGTAA